One stretch of Toxoplasma gondii ME49 chromosome XI, whole genome shotgun sequence DNA includes these proteins:
- a CDS encoding Mov34/MPN/PAD-1 family protein (encoded by transcript TGME49_308590) has translation MALSFSASGCWASLPPTLSLEDFCLAHSPSDREQQELHSRLPRLLPTGFSTVRLSPLALLQMFLHARQGIPLEVMGLMLGSVSPISSSVKSASSPLEQLGDQAFVVHSVFRLPVEGTETRVNAGAEANEYMVDFVQRAEEALSPPVRPDEPDEGVGLCVVGWYHSHPGYRCWLSGIDVETQKLHQRGQDPFVAVVVDPTRTLATGEVDIGAFRCYPDHSQNARLDSVQKSRHDQAGVPAEKASDFGVHWREYYKLNVELLCSSLDALLIERLSEAAWFAPLLRGPQDQTAATRRAYRTSQILNVASKARQAETSFFPALPKPCSSLSLHTPHPGPSPVSSTSSSSRLQAPEEGSVSGGKATGEASLLARPGAQERLVCLLEEEEQTERLQQQSVVLLQSHLEKKYARILQNGDLASAEEEREDRLDELLREAHQLACDQRQSVLSAAVGDIIFGREAESTSWLAIKRRLREERGGRSSACPSWPGSVRL, from the exons ATGGCACTCAGCTTTTCGGCCTCGGGTTGTTGggcgtctctcccgccgACTCTGTCACTTGAAGACTTTTGCTTGGCGCACTCGCCGTCGGACCGAGAGCAGCAGGAGCTCCActcgcgtctcccgcgtcttctgcccACGGGCTTCTCGACTgtgcgcctgtctcctctcgccctcCTTCAGATGTTTCTGCACGCGCGCCAAGGGATTCCCCTCGAAGTCATGGGCCTCATGCTCGGCTCTGTTTCCCCgatctcttcgtctgtgaagtctgcctcttcgcctttAGAGCAGCTTGGCGACCAGGCGTTTGTAGTCCACTCCGTTTTCCGCTTGCCAGTTGAGGGCACAGAGACTCGCGTCAACGCAGGAGCCGAAGCCAACGAATACATGGTCGACTTCGTCCAGCGCGCCGAAGAAGCGCTTTCGCCCCCAGTGAGGCCAGACGAGCCAGACGAAGGAGTCGGACTCTGCGTCGTCGGATGGTACCACAGCCACCCTGGTTATCGCTGCTGGCTCAGCGGAATTGATGTAGAGACCCAGAAACTCCATCAACGCGGCCAGGACCCTTTCGTCGCTGTTGTG GTGGATCCCACTAGGACGCTGGCTACCGGCGAAGTCGAT ATCGGAGCCTTCCGCTGCTACCCCGATCACTCGCAGAACGCGCGACTCGACTCTGTGCAGAAGAGCAGACACGACCAGGCCGGAGTGCCGGCGGAAAAGGCCTCGGACTTTGGTGTTCACTGGCGAGA ATACTACAAACTTAATGTCGAACTTCTATGCTCGTCTCTGGACGCGCTGCTCATTGAAAGGCTCTCTGAGGCGGCCTGGTTTGCGCCTCTCCTCCGGGGACCTCAAGATCAAACTGCTGCG ACCCGGCGAGCGTACCGCACATCGCAGATTCTCAACGTCGCGAGCAAGGCCCGCCAAGCAGaaacttctttcttccccgctCTGCCGAA GCCTTGCTCATCCCTCTCACTCCACACCCCACACCCTGGgccttctcctgtctcctcgacctcGAGCTCCAGCCGTTTGCAGGCTCCGGAAGAGGGCTCTGTCTCCGGTGGAAAGGCGACAGGGGAGGCGAGTTTGCTGGCGCGACCAGGAGCGCAAGAGCGCCTTGTGTGTTtactggaagaagaggagcagacaGAACGCCTGCAGCAACAGTCCGTCGTGCTGCTACAGTCGCACCTTGAGAAGAAATACGCGCGAATCCTCCAGAACGGAGACCTGGCGagcgctgaagaagagagagaagacagactcGACGAACTGCTACGAGAGGCCCATCAACTCGCCTGTGACCAACGACAgtctgtcctctctgcagccgtcggg GACATCATCTTCGGCCGTGAAGCTGAGAGCACTTCGTGGTTGGCCATAAAGAGGCGACTGCGAGAGGAGCGAGGAGGGCGCTCCTCGGCCTGTCCAAGTTGGCCAGGCTCCGTACGGCTCTGA